One genomic window of Arthrobacter sp. KBS0703 includes the following:
- the gcvT gene encoding glycine cleavage system aminomethyltransferase GcvT — MPENYTALYEEHKKLGASFTDFGGWQMPLKYSSELAEHHAVRKAAGIFDLSHMGEVWVTGPGAAAFLDYALVGKISAMSVGKAKYSLICNEDGGIIDDLIVYRRPAAQDGTDTFLVVPNAGNAKVVAEALAQRSAGFDAVVEDVSAATSLIAVQGPKAEEILLRLVPAAQHELVTGLKYYAAVEVPFLVAGTGQELLLARTGYTGEDGFEIFVDNDDAAALWQAIIAIADEGELTPAGLASRDSLRLEAGMPLYGNELSLEGDPFAAGLGPVVALSKEGDFVGKAALAAKKEAGAGATSGRKLVGLKGLGRRAGRGHYPVLKDGNVVGEVTSGQPSPTLGYPVAMAYVDAEFTEPGTALDIDLRGKAEPFEVVALPFYKRQK; from the coding sequence ATGCCTGAGAACTACACAGCCCTCTACGAAGAGCACAAGAAGCTGGGTGCGTCCTTCACCGACTTCGGCGGCTGGCAAATGCCGCTCAAGTACAGCTCCGAACTGGCCGAACACCACGCGGTCCGCAAGGCCGCGGGCATCTTCGACCTCTCCCACATGGGCGAAGTCTGGGTGACCGGCCCCGGCGCGGCAGCATTCCTGGACTATGCCCTGGTGGGCAAGATTTCCGCGATGTCCGTCGGCAAGGCCAAGTACTCGCTGATCTGCAACGAGGACGGCGGCATCATTGACGACCTCATCGTGTACCGCCGGCCGGCTGCTCAGGACGGAACGGACACGTTCCTCGTGGTGCCCAATGCCGGCAACGCCAAGGTGGTGGCCGAGGCCCTCGCCCAGCGCTCCGCCGGGTTCGATGCCGTGGTCGAGGACGTCTCCGCGGCCACATCGCTGATCGCCGTCCAGGGCCCCAAGGCCGAGGAAATCCTCCTCCGCCTGGTTCCTGCCGCGCAGCACGAGCTCGTCACCGGCCTGAAGTATTACGCCGCGGTCGAGGTTCCCTTCCTTGTGGCTGGCACCGGCCAGGAGCTGCTGCTGGCCCGGACCGGGTACACCGGCGAGGACGGCTTCGAGATCTTCGTGGACAACGACGACGCCGCCGCCCTCTGGCAGGCCATCATCGCCATTGCGGATGAAGGGGAGCTGACGCCCGCCGGCCTCGCCTCGCGCGATTCGCTCCGCCTCGAAGCCGGCATGCCGCTCTACGGCAACGAACTGTCACTCGAAGGTGACCCGTTCGCCGCCGGTCTCGGTCCCGTCGTCGCGCTTTCCAAGGAAGGCGACTTCGTGGGCAAGGCAGCATTGGCCGCCAAGAAGGAAGCAGGGGCCGGCGCCACGTCGGGCCGCAAGCTCGTGGGCCTCAAGGGCCTGGGCCGCCGCGCAGGCCGCGGGCACTACCCGGTGCTCAAGGACGGCAACGTTGTTGGCGAAGTGACCTCCGGACAGCCCAGCCCCACGCTCGGGTACCCGGTGGCCATGGCCTATGTCGACGCCGAGTTCACCGAACCCGGCACCGCCCTGGACATCGACCTCCGCGGCAAGGCGGAGCCGTTCGAAGTCGTCGCACTGCCTTTCTACAAGCGCCAAAAGTAG